ATCTAGTTTTAAAAGCATGTATAGCATGAGAATGACCGCAtacaagaagaaaaacaagatgATGTGCCTTCTAAGGACGATGATGCTGCATATTTTAGAGTACTATTTCTATATGCAACTGTCCCATGTGTCCGTCTCCATTGTGAACCTAAACTACTAGCCTCCATCACTCCCACATATCTATGGACCCATTGTGCCACCTTCAGACACCATTGTGCATCTTCCTCCAATGCAGTCATCGATGAAGTAGTTCTCAACACTGTCATGTGCCCCAAAGCATCACCATGGGAATTTTGACCAACATTAATATGCGCTCTGATTAAACTTTTCAAGGACATGAAGGGGACAGTAAATCTGCAAGAGCATTTCCCAAAGAAGCAGCTTTGTATACTCATTTTAAGGTGTGTTGAACTTGAACGTCAACAATAATATCATGCCTTCACCATTTCCAGACACAAAATTCCCTATCATAATAGGGCAGAAAAAGCGCATGTGACACAGACCATGAGAGAGCCTGAAGACATACATTTCTTAAGGTAAAATGGTCTTTTTCCTTGCTTTgtagcttctctctctttctttttgtgctCAGCAAGAATTGCAGCCTCTGTTTGCTTTCCTGTCTCTGACTTCAATTGCTTGTCCTGTTGGCTCAGCATGTGACGGGAAAAGAATGAACAGGATGCACCAGAAAATGATATTACTGCAACATTATATTATCGTGTTTAACAAAGGACTCACAATCCAGGCAATTCGACTTTTTAAATCATCGATGACACTTGGGTCATTTGATTTCTTTAACTGCTTCTGTAATTCCTGCATGTCCAGAAGACCAGTTTATCAGATGAAATAAAGACATTGCACAACTGACAGTTCATCTCAAATGCCTGCTGAATTCTACCTTTCTTTCTGCAGGAATCTCATTCTCATAAAGGAAACCATATCTCTTCTTGAACCTGTAACACACAAATGCTTGTGAAGATATTATATAGCATTACTCTTTTAGAATTAGGCGCATAACCACAACGAAGTAAACAGTAAAggcgagggaaaaaaaaacgattaaGACACAAGAATTATCCCGGTTCACCCTTGAACTAAGGCTACATACAACAGaggattccattataattagcaccttcCACTTCTCTATTAcgactctcaattacaagaaaaagagattatatataacAATAACTATTCATAGGAAGTATAAACCTCACCTCAGCATACTCAAAGCAAAATAAGCATTGAGGAAAATAGTAAGAGAGTCAAAATTAATGAATGTGTGACATATGAATATGATCATAAGAACATTGGGACAGAGTCCAGTCTCTATTTCAAGCTCTACATGCCAAACGCACTTGAGTTGCAGCTGAGAATCATTcgaatttttcttgttcttaagTCTTTTACAGAAactaaaataagaaataaagcAATCCTGCTATATCTTTGTAAACAAATTCCATTTCTTGTTAATTATGAGAAAAGTTATTGGTATTTTCTCACTAAGGATCACAAATGTGACGTCTTTGAACTCTGGAAATCCACTACATGATTCAGCCCCAGGAGAAAGTCTAAGCAAATGTATCAGAAGCCACCAAGCAAACTTGTTCAGAATACATCTATAGCAATAATTGGTTTCACAAATATATGCTGCCCTGTAAAAGTCCTTTTCAGACCCAAGATTGGTCTAATAACAATATATTAAACCATCTACGGGTTCAATCAACGTTGCAATTAGGCACTCAATAATTCTGCATTTATGTTTAATTAGATTCTACATAACCTAAGACCCAATGAAAAACAGTCGTAAGGGATGGTGCAAAATAGCAACTGAACATATGAAATGTTGAATATTGAATGTCAAGAAACAGCGTTATGATACACACCAACTGGGTGGTCAAAAGTGGCAAATAAGCAAATAATTATATAGTGTTCTTGCTTATTGAAACTAAAACCTTCTCTGGCAAACCATGTGCATTGATGTCGATGAATGTATTACTCTGTTACGATGACCTAACTAACAGTAAGATGCCTTTCTACAAAATCCATGGATAAGCAAAGTAAAATCCCAGAATTCAAGGAAAAAGTTTCATGTAACACATCAAAAGAGGAAAGGAGGTAATGCAGCCTTACCCCTCCACATTCAATGTACCACATAGAGATTCAAAACGAGGATCCCGTGCAACCTGGAAATAACATAATTTAACCTGGTCAAATAGCATGAACAACTGCATAAACAAACATACACGAGGACAAACTATACATCAGCATTGCAAGAAAGACTATAAACTTAAAGCTATGAAAGCTCAAAATGTTCCATCTACCCTTCCATGTAATGCAATTAACTATCTAGGTGATAAATGTTCATTTAGAAGACCAAAAAGGTAAGTTCACGAAGCAATGACAGAAAATGCATAAGGTTAATAAGAAGACAGTAtaaaaactaaaaggaaaacATATAGGAGGAAAACTCAAGCCATCAAAAATTAGCAACTATATCAGGACTCATATCAAAGAGCTGCAGGAGCTAATACATCAATAAAATCCATAAGTATCTCAACGAATGAGTAGTAAGGACATAGCTTGCTGCAATATGCAATGATGCCAACAGAACAAAAGCTGACCTTCTTAGGAGCCTGAATGACCTCTCTAAACCTCCCAACAGGCTTCTTCCAACTAGCTTCCATTGGCCTTAAAAGGTAACTCGAGTAAACATCTGTAATACACTCGATGCGCATGCACACAATACAGAACATTCCAAATACTATAAATACCTATTTTTGTTAGCCCTCTTGGGCTTTTTCTCTTTATTGGGTTTTTTGAACACCGAATGAGAACCATCAGATCGAGCCTTCTGCAATTCTTCAAACGTCACATCTGCCAACTCGCGCTCTATCTCCTCTTCCTGATAAAATCGCAAGCAATTTATTTCCTAGCACCAGAAGATTAAATAAAAGGAAGATTGACCTACAATTAACAGTTACTTCATATATGTATCACCACACGTGCATAGGCAGTCATTTCAGCTTACTAACATCTTCTGAGGTAGACAATTCACTTTCTCCACCATCATCGAACTTTCTTTCGCTTGAAGTCGCCGCTCCATCATTAGGACTAGGCTTCCTCATTTCAGTCTTTTCACTAGTTTCTCCCCAATAATTAGAGCGACCGGCACTAACACAAGGCTTCTGCACTAGACAAAGAGTAAACAGATTAACCCATTGAATATTATGTCATGACAAATGAAGCTTTAATAATCTGAAGTTGATTAGCCAATAGCtcacaaatttgacattttatccTATGCCATCCAACCACTACAATAAGATCAGAAGTACAAGAGCAGAACAACATGATTTCGGAAAGGATCAGAAGATTAAATTCTGGACAAAACTACATATGGACTCGAAGCCTTAAGACAAGGTAATTTCTTCTGACCCTAAATATTTGGCCAACATAATCAGTAGATCATTGCATTTCAATATGCCATGTGTTTCCATAAGACTCCCACTTCCTAAACTTTCTTGCATAATAACAACTCCACAAATCGCAACAGCACACTGCTTCCGTTTCTGAAGTCACTAAGAGCAGATAATGCAGACAATTCATCATCGTTTCCCATAATACACTCAATTCTCAAATAAATTATTGTTCCATATGAGCAGGGAAAAAGCGACATTTAGAAGGCCAAAGAACTAAACAAACTTTTATCCACAACTCGAAACTAATGTTCCAAAAGCACAAGTTCACATCAGCGAGCTCAAACTCAACTCCGGACAAAACCACCTTAACACCGATGCAACAACCGATTCCCAAACTACACGATAAGAGCTCAAACAACTTCATCTAGAGGCTCCCGAAGGAAACGAAAACCCACATACGTCCAAAGCTGGACACCCCACGATTTGCTTTCACCACGAACTGGGAATGGTAGAAAGCAGTGACTTCCCCCCACAGACGTAGCCAATGCAAATGCTCCACCGGCTGATACTGCCAGCGAACACATTGCCAAAACAACAAGGAAAGACGGGATGAAGAAGCCCGGAGCAGGATCGAAGCAAAGATAGGGTTTTTGGAGCCGAGAGGGACTCACCGCGGAGTCGGCGGCATCGGGGTTGGAGGCCGACGGGGCGAGGCGTTTCCTGCTCATGATTTCGCCGAGCTGGGAGGAGAGAATCGAACGCAAAGAACAGGTGGGGACTGATTAGGGTTCTGTTCTTCAAAAATTGCAGCAGATTTTCTAATTCCGCTCTGTTCACACCGGAAGCGAAAATTGAGacagccagagagagagagagagagagagagagagagagctctcaaccaaaaaaaaaaaagagaaaaagaattgatGGGCCGATCGTGGCCGTCAGATGAGGTGGTGAAGTGAAATTCAATTGGGGCCGTGCGATTTGTTCGTTATCAGCAGGAAGAGGCAAGCTCCACCTGGGCCACGTGGGTGGATCATTTGTCTGAGTGGGGGTACTGGTGGTGGCCCATCTCCGTGGGACCCACCCTTCCCGCTTATGGCGACTTCCACGTATAGCCTCCCTTGGTGGACTATTCGTATATACGAGGTAGAGAGTCCCATCCGTCGTCCGGCTGGGATTTAGGCACGGTCGATGTATTTTGACTCGATCATCGgcgtaaaaaaagaaaacagaaaatcttaacagtcctaaatatttttatggaatGTCGAGTCCAAGTCACGTCTGTATTGGAACATGCAATTACAATGTCGAACGGCCATCACAAatcagactctctctctctaccacaCCAATTTTCTTGTACAAGGAGACGTTCGAATCTCGCACCAAGGGAGGAGGCAGACCTCACCTAGGCTAGGGCGAGCCTCGTCGGCCTTACCCTCGTTCAAGTGATGTCCGGCGAGGCCACCCTTGCTCGGGCGACcggcctcgccaaatctagcgagAGGGACATTGCCGGCGCTCCCCCTCGGCCCGATGAGACCTATGACTAAAGATGGCAACCTCACCTAGGCGAGGCCAGCCCTCACCAACCATGTTTTGTGGCCAATGGTTAACCAACCACCGGCAATAAAaacaggaaaagagaaaaaggggaaggaaaaaactttttcaaaaaattattattaaaaaaaatccaagtcaGCATCGATCGTCCTATGTGGAGCCGCCGACGTCCATATCATctatttcttgtcaaaattggtcggatggactgaattggcactaatgaaaaaaaagtttagtgcTAAATcgattcaattgaaaggtttaggaccgaattagtaccaatatgatagatttaacatttttttgatatttttcccaaTGTTATGGTATTTTCCATCTTAATAGATAAAAGTCCAATTATGGTCCATTTTGAGCACCCGTTCGTATAATAGGGTTGGCCTTCGGTCCGGCCGGAATCGGCTAGGTAGTACCCTGAAGTGGTAGCCCCTTGCCCATACCCCGCAAGGAAGGTGCTGGTCCATACCCAATATGTCAATGCCCAAGCCAATGGTCAACTCTTGGAAACACCCCATGTTTTAGAGAGTCCAAATGGAACCTCTCCAAGGGACCCCATGGCCGTTGGATGCAAATGGCTTCGATAGCAAATACAATCAAAGTTCAAACGAGCATCGCTTGCGGATATGAACAATAATCGAGTAAACGAATATTCTGATGGAGTTGGGACAGTTCTTGGTTCTTGCTATATGTCAGGGAAGCTCGGATCCGAGCTCATGGAACAGGACTAGCAAAGCCACTATAGTTTCAAAATCGGTTATCCGCGAAAATCCAAAAGCCAATGATCCAAGTAAGTGAGATCAACTCATATTAGCGAAGACAACAAAGGTGAGCTAATTGATTCTTCGGCCCGTAAGGATGTAATCCTCCAGGACTAGGTGAAGCCCAAAGAATAAAAATGCTCCGAGCATGCTTGATCAAtgctttgaaaaattgaatattcGCTTCTTGAATATGTCCACCAAGCGATAATCAATAACAAGAACCTTAACATATAACTACGGATACAAGTATATGGTATTTCGGAAGGGGAATTAGCAAGTCATTAAAGCAATTCctttaatatattcaaataGCACAACTAGAAAAAAACTAGTGTAAACTCATCGATAGTAACATAAGACTCATTAGATTGATTTAAAAGTACTGCACAATTTGTTCTACCACGTATCCGAACTATGAACATCATCACCAATAACACTTGCCAGGAcggaaaaatgaaaggaaccTTTTCATTCACAATTGGGAACATCTCAAACAAGATAGCATCCATATGACAAAACACCGAAGATAAGTGCCCCCTTTCGCTTTCTAGTACTTAACTATTGCCTTTCGTGGCAAAATGCTTTGTAAGTTTCGGTGCTTTACCTATGTGTAGTCAGTAAGAAACCATTACAACTACAAATTCATGGACAATGAATTTGTCTAGGCAACGCTCTCTCGCTCTACCAagtatatctttttctttctttacctaTGAAATGTGATCTTGCAAGCTAGAAAAAATAGAGTGAAGTTTCCAATAAAACATCAAACAAGGGGAAGACGAAAAGAAATGGGCCACCTTCAATCATACTAAAggccttccttcttcttcagcttCTCCATTGTCAACAAGTTTGCTCTCTCCTCGGAGTGGAGATTTCTCATGCTTAGAACCACCATTAGCCATTATACCCGATGCCGGAGCAATCCTTGAAGGCGTCAAAgggcattaataatttttatcttttcaagagtAGTTGAGTAATCTTTAGATTTCCAAGTCCTATTAAATTGTGTCGCGCCTTTCCTAAGAGTCAAGTTGTAGTTCCTAGGctttaattgtattttctattttccaagtgTCTTTCAATATTTCCTAAGAGCCACATTTACTCAAGcttggagggttgttccatgctcGTTTATATAAGGGCATTTCGATGAATGAGAAAGACAGACTTGTtgattgataaatttatttgagcctttggcttgttaacaagaaggagttcttgtttctactcttatCCTTTGGGTGGATTCCCATCGGTGGCGAGTATTCTATCCCTTATTTCCTCACTTGTGTTACCTCCTACTTCTCTACGCTTTCTCCCGGCGtcaagttggtatcagagcattaGGTTCAATGGCTGGTCGTCTTCGACGTGGACCAAACGTTGATTCCCCGATGGCTCGACAGAGAGACCTACGAGacgtggaggtggatgatttaAGGAGACAAGTACAGCAATTGTGGAGCGTTTGCAACGCTTCGAACATCTCGAGACGTGATGATCTGGCCACGATTCGATGGTATTCCtccgacgaagaagatgtcaatcCTTTGCTAACGCTCAGTGATGTTCTAGTGAGGAGAGGCTTCGAGTATCAAAATCCTATGGATTTCATCGAGATTCATATGTGAAGATTGATATTCCTGAATTTGAAGGGAAGCTTCAACAAGAATTCATAGATTGGCTAAAGTCGATAGGATTTTCGACTATCAAGACATACTGAATGATCGAAAGGTAAAGCTCGTCTCCATTAAGCTTAAAAGCACGCGTCTATTTGGTGGGAGCATTTGAAGAAGCAAAGATCTCGTGACGGAAAAGTTGTATCGTCACATGGGAGAAGATGcgaaagaattgaagaagaagttcCGCCGATGAACTATCGAATACTTTCCTCCAATTCCAcaatttgaagcaaaaggagTTGTCCGTGGAGGAATATAGCGGAATTCGATCGTCTTATGATGTAACGTTTCCGAGGCGGAGGAGCAACGTTGTTCGGTACTTGGCGGACTTCGATATGAAATCGTAATGTTGTCCAACTTCAGCCTTATTGGACTTATAATGATGTTTGTCAACTTTTCTTAAGGTTGAACAACTTAAAGAGGCTCGTAGTTTGCGATATCGAAACAAAGAAAACTATTCCAAGGGAGAGTTCTTTCTTCCTAAATCAAAGCTATCGCTGCGAAACCCGTGTCGAAGAATAGTGGAGCATCGAGTTCCAATCGCTCCAATTCTGTCAAATGTTTCAAATGCCAAGGGTTTGGACATATTGCTTCTGATTGTCCAAATCGTAAGATTGTCTCTCTAGTGGAGGAAGAACTTGAAGAACACAATCATGAAGACTCCCCTAGTTTCGATGAAGAACCAAAGGAGGGAGATGGGGTCATCTACAGCGACCAAGGAGAGTCTCTAATCCTTCGTCGAATCTTGAATGCTATTCCCGACGAAAACGGTACGGCTTGAACAATATTTTTCACACTCGATGTACCTCTCATGGAAAGGTGTGCGATGTTATTATCGATGGAGGAAGCTGTGAAAATGTTGTGGCAACAACGATGGTGGACAAATTACGCCTTAAAACAGAGAAGCACCCACAACCATACAAGCTCTCTTGGCTTCGCAAGGGAAACGAGGTACGAGTCGATAAACGTTGTCTCGTTGATTTCTCCATTGGAAAGAAATATTTTGATGAAGTGTGGTGTGATGTTATTCCCATGGATGCTTGCCATTTGCTTCTCGGGAGGCCTTGGCAAttcgataaaaaaataaagcatgATGGGTACAAAAATACTTATGCTTTCGAGAAAGATGGAGTCAAGATCATCTTGGGTCCTTCCAAAATGGTGGGTATTCCTAAACCATCTATTAGGGAAGGAAATAACTTGCTCTCTAAATCTGAAGTCGATAAAGCTTTGGAGGATTCGATGGAGACATATGCTCTTGTGGTGTTAGAGGAGAATGAAGAACATTACGATGTTCCTATTTAGGTAACACGTGTACTCCGTGAATTTTCGGATGTTGTTCCAAGAAATTCCACCGGTCTTCCACCCATTAGAGATATCCAGATTGTATTGATTTCATTTGGAGCTGTTATTCCTAACAAGAGCTTATCGAATGAGTCCAAAGGAGCATGAAGAGCTACGACGGGGCTTAGTCTAGTGCCAtagttgtgtacgacgctcgctttagtgccaaaactttcaaatcgatcactttagtgctaagtttttgtaacttcgatcacttaagtgctaacttctttttaaaacgatcactttaggtcaaattcaccgagccacgtcatctcaaatattaataaaaaaataacacgtgtcgaattttcgacaagccatgtcagctttggcactaaagtgattgtttttaaaagaagttggcacttaagtgatcgaagttacaaacttagcactaaagtgatcgatttgaaagttttgcactaaagtgagcgccgtacacaacttatggcacttgtggtgtacttaagccctacAACAAGAAGTCGATGAGCTTATGGCTAAAGGTATGGTGAGAGAAAGTATGAGTCCTTGTGCTGTCCCCGCTCTTCTTGTACCGAAGAAGGATGGTTCTTGGCGTATGTGTATTGATAGTAGAGCGATAAACAAAATTACTATCAAGTACCGTTTCCTATTCCTGGCTCGATGATCTTCTCGATCAACTCTATGGTGCTaccattttctccaaaattgatCTTGGAGTGGATATCATCAAACCGATGAGAGCTGGAGATGAATGGAAACCGCTTTCAAAACCAAAGATGGCCTCTATGAATGGATAGTTATGCCTTTTGGCCTCTCTAATGCTCCTAGTACTTTTATGCGCCTCATGaatcatattttcaaatcatttattggcCTTTGTTGTTGTTTACTTATGACATTCTTGTCTATAGTTCGACACAACAACAACACTTGGCATGTTCGACAAGTTTTTCGGTTGCGAGAACAAAAATTGTATGCGAACTTGAAGAAGTGTCATTTCTTTATTGATAGCCTTATCTTCTTGGGCTATGTCGTTTTAAGAAGGCATCAAGATGGATCCCAAAGGTGGAGGTGATCTTGATTAGTGCCATCATCGATTCATGATGTCGAGTTTCATGGCTTGGCTTTTTTACCGTCGATTCATCAAGCATTTAGACCATCATTGCTCCTATTATAGAACGCTTGAAAGGAGGAAATTTCAAGTGGACTAAAGAGGCACAAGATAGCTTCGAACTCCTTAAAAGAAGGTAACCAGGCTCCTATTTTTGCACTTCCATTTTACTAAAGTCTTTGAAGTTGACTTGACGCCTCTAATGTCGAATTGGCGGTTCTTAGCCAAGAAGGAAAACTACTTGCGTTCTTTAGTGAAAAACTGAATAATTGTAAGAATTACTCTACTTACGATAAGGAATTTTATGCTATTGTTCGGCTTTGATCATTGGCAACATTATTTGTTGTTCAAAGAGTTTGTTCTTTATTCGGACCATGAAGCCTTGAGGTATGTAAATATCAACATAAACTCAACACTCGACATGCCAAGTGGGTTGAGTTTCTTCAAGCTTTTACTTTCCTCATCAAACATAAAGTGAGTTCTTAATCGCTTTGGATACTTTAAGCCGTCGACATTCATTGCTTTCCACTATGAAGTGAACGTTATAGGCTTGACGTAATCAAGGAGCTTTATCAAGATGATCCGTTTCGGAAGATTTGGGAAGATTGTTCCAAAGGTCCAATTCAGCAATTCTTTCTACAAGATGGATTTCTTTTCAAGAATAATTGTATATGCATACCTAGAAGTTCTTTGAGAGAAGCCATTATCAAAGAAGCTCATGGAGGAGGCTTAGGTCATTTCAAGAGACAAGACGTATCTcttgtcaaagaaaaattttattggcCTCGAATGGAGAAAGACGTCATGCGCATTGGATCTTGTCAACTTGTCATATTGCCAAAGTCATGCTCAAAACACTGGTTTGTACACTCCATTGCCTACCAATGGCTCCTTGGGAAGATGTagtcttgattttgtggttgGCTTACCTCGAACGCAAAGGGTAAAGATTCAATCATGGTGGTCGTTGATCGATTCTCCAAAATGGCGCATTTCGTGCCATGTGGCAAGACATTGATGCATTCATGTGGCGAATCTCTATTTCCAAGAGATTGTAAAACTTCATGGCATTCCAAAGACAATGACTTCGATCGGGATTCCACATTCGTTCATTTTTGGCATACACTTTGGAAAAGCTGACAACtcttcaatttagttcttctcATCATCCTCAAACCGATGGGCAAGCTGTTATCAAGTTTGGGAAATTTATTGAGGAGCTTAATTGGAAGTAATCTACGACAATGGGATCTCATTTTGGCTCAAGCTAAATTTGCTTACAACCGTTCTTCTAGCCAAACAACTGGAACGAGTCCTTTTGAAATTGTGTATGGGAAAAATCCTATTAGTCC
The sequence above is drawn from the Rhodamnia argentea isolate NSW1041297 chromosome 9, ASM2092103v1, whole genome shotgun sequence genome and encodes:
- the LOC115730974 gene encoding ribosomal RNA processing protein 36 homolog isoform X1 gives rise to the protein MQKPCVSAGRSNYWGETSEKTEMRKPSPNDGAATSSERKFDDGGESELSTSEDEEEIERELADVTFEELQKARSDGSHSVFKKPNKEKKPKRANKNRPMEASWKKPVGRFREVIQAPKKVARDPRFESLCGTLNVEGFKKRYGFLYENEIPAERKELQKQLKKSNDPSVIDDLKSRIAWIDKQLKSETGKQTEAAILAEHKKKEREATKQGKRPFYLKKSEIRTRRLVEKYNSLKASGKVEAFIEKKRRKNAAKEHRYVPYRRSGNPPQES
- the LOC115730974 gene encoding ribosomal RNA processing protein 36 homolog isoform X2, with translation MRKPSPNDGAATSSERKFDDGGESELSTSEDEEEIERELADVTFEELQKARSDGSHSVFKKPNKEKKPKRANKNRPMEASWKKPVGRFREVIQAPKKVARDPRFESLCGTLNVEGFKKRYGFLYENEIPAERKELQKQLKKSNDPSVIDDLKSRIAWIDKQLKSETGKQTEAAILAEHKKKEREATKQGKRPFYLKKSEIRTRRLVEKYNSLKASGKVEAFIEKKRRKNAAKEHRYVPYRRSGNPPQES